From Nicotiana tabacum cultivar K326 chromosome 20, ASM71507v2, whole genome shotgun sequence, one genomic window encodes:
- the LOC107814708 gene encoding cytochrome P450 94B3-like codes for MFLPLFLFFSLGFLSFSFLSFSIKLHLKSRRSTPIYGPSSYPILGCLISFYKNRHRLLDWYTDLLSKSPTQTILVHRFGAPRTIVTANADNVEHILKTNFTNYPKGQPFTEILGDFLGVGIFNVDGEMWNTQRKLASHEFSTKSLREFVVKKLEEEVETRLIPLLETAAVSGRVLDLQDVLRRFAFDTICKVSLGIGLHFLDVSQPVPPLVEAFDNASQACAMRGMAPVYAVWKFKRTFKLGSESKLKENVTQIHDSINEIIINKKQNIHENGGEKNSDLLSRLLMVDLDDDVVRDMVISFLMAGRDTTSSALTWLFWLLTKHRNAETEILDEIMSIKAMKYDELKEMKYTHACLCESMRLYPPVAWDSKHAAKDDILPDGTRVYKGNRVTYFQCGMGRMEELWGKDRLEFEAERWIDENGELKTVSPYKFPVFQAGPRVCLGKDMAFIQMKYVLAAVLKRFEVTPVNVDKPIFVPLLSAYMAGGFNVRICNRANG; via the coding sequence ATGTTTTTAcctctcttccttttcttttctctagggtttctttccttctctttctTGTCTTTCTCTATCAAACTCCATCTCAAATCCAGAAGATCTACTCCCATTTATGGCCCCTCTTCTTATCCCATCCTTGGTTGTCTTATCTCATTCTATAAAAACCGCCATCGGCTGTTGGATTGGTACACTGATCTCTTATCCAAGTCACCTACACAAACCATTCTAGTTCACCGCTTCGGCGCCCCtcgaaccatagtcacagccaaCGCAGACAACGTAGAGCACATTCTCAAGACAAACTTCACCAACTATCCAAAAGGTCAGCCCTTTACTGAAATTTTAGGGGATTTTCTTGGGGTCGGGATCTTCAACGTGGATGGCGAAATGTGGAACACGCAGCGTAAATTGGCGAGCCACGAGTTCAGCACCAAATCCCTGAGGGAATTCGTGGTCaagaagcttgaggaagaagtcGAAACGAGGCTGATTCCTTTGCTGGAAACAGCTGCCGTAAGCGGCAGGGTTTTGGACTTGCAAGACGTGTTGAGACGTTTTGCATTCGACACTATTTGCAAGGTGTCACTTGGCATCGGCCTACATTTTTTGGATGTTTCTCAGCCTGTGCCACCTCTTGTTGAGGCGTTTGACAACGCATCACAGGCTTGTGCCATGCGCGGCATGGCACCAGTCTATGCTGTATGGAAATTCAAGAGAACTTTCAAATTAGGATCCGAGAGTAAGTTAAAGGAAAACGTAACACAAATTCATGATTCTATTAACGAGATCATAATCAACAAAAAGCAGAATATCCATGAAAATGGAGGTGAGAAGAATAGTGATCTTCTCTCCAGATTATTGATGGTCGatcttgatgatgatgttgtgagGGATATGGTCATAAGTTTTCTCATGGCAGGGAGGGATACCACCTCTTCGGCCTTGACATGGCTCTTTTGGCTCCTCACAAAACACCGAAATGCGGAAACTGAAATACTAGATGAAATCATGTCAATCAAGGCTATGAAGTACGATGAATTGAAAGAGATGAAGTATACACACGCGTGCTTGTGTGAATCCATGAGACTTTATCCGCCAGTGGCGTGGGACTCCAAACATGCAGCCAAGGATGACATTTTGCCTGACGGTACTCGGGTTTACAAAGGCAATAGGGTTACTTATTTCCAGTGTGGGATGGGTAGAATGGAGGAGTTATGGGGAAAGGACAGACTTGAATTCGAAGCAGAAAGATGGATTGATGAAAATGGGGAGTTGAAAACAGTGAGTCCATATAAGTTTCCAGTGTTTCAAGCAGGTCCAAGGGTGTGTTTGGGGAAAGATATGGCTTTCATTCAGATGAAGTATGTGTTGGCTGCAGTGCTCAAACGGTTTGAGGTTACACCTGTTAATGTAGACAAGCCAATATTTGTCCCTCTTTTATCTGCTTATATGGCTGGAGGTTTCAATGTGAGAATTTGTAATCGTGCCAATGGTTAA